The proteins below come from a single Miscanthus floridulus cultivar M001 chromosome 1, ASM1932011v1, whole genome shotgun sequence genomic window:
- the LOC136523939 gene encoding cytochrome P450 89A2-like: MDATRLFLGVLLLLLPAALLLTLRARGRRRLPPGPPSLPLLGSVVWLTNSPAEIEPLLRRLFERYGPIVALRIGARLFVFVADRRIAHEALVDRGAALADRPTLASVKLIGESDNSITRASYGPVWRLLRRNLVAETLHPSRVKLFAPARAWVRRVLLEKLGEPGPDAAPPRVVETFQYAMFCLLVLMCFGERLDEPAVRAIASVQREGLIYRSKNMQVFAFFPAVTKHLFRARLDKARALRLRVKELFLPLINARREYKKRGGEPKRETTFEHSYVDTLLDIKLEEDGDRPLTDDEICILCSEFLDAGTDTTSTGLQWIMAELVKNTAIQEKLHNEVKAATDDDKEGVSEEDVHKMPYLKAVILEALRKHPPGHFVLPHKAAEDMEIGGYLIPKGTTVNFMVAEMGRDEQEWKNPMQFSPERFLPGGDGEGVDVTGTKGIRMMPFGVGRRICAGLGIAMLHLEYFVANMVLEYEWKEVPGSELDFAEKNEFTVVMKKPLRPRLVPRRSHLN; this comes from the exons ATGGACGCGACGCGACTCTTTCTTGgcgtgctcctcctcctcctcccggccgCGCtct TAttgacc CTCCGCGCGCGGGGCAGGCGCCGCCTCCCCCCGGGCCCACCGTCGCTGCCGCTGCTCGGCAGCGTGGTGTGGCTCACCAACTCGCCCGCCGAGATCGAGCCCCTGCTACGGCGCCTCTTCGAGCGGTACGGCCCCATCGTGGCGCTCCGCATCGGGGCGCGCCTCTTTGTCTTCGTCGCGGACCGCCGCATCGCGCACGAGGCGCTCGTCGACCGCGGCGCCGCGCTGGCGGACCGCCCGACGCTCGCGTCGGTCAAGCTCATCGGCGAGAGCGACAACTCTATCACCCGCGCCAGCTACGGGCCCGTGTGGCGCCTCCTGCGCCGCAACCTCGTCGCCGAGACGCTGCACCCGTCGCGGGTGAAGCTCTTCGCGCCGGCCCGCGCGTGGGTGCGCCGCGTGCTCCTCGAGAAGCTCGGGGAGCCCgggcccgacgccgcgccgccgcgcgtcGTGGAGACGTTCCAGTACGCCATGTTCTGCCTCCTCGTGCTCATGTGCTTCGGCGAGCGCCTCGACGAGCCCGCGGTGCGCGCCATCGCTTCTGTGCAGCGGGAGGGACTCATCTACCGCTCTAAGAACATGCAGGTCTTCGCCTTCTTCCCGGCCGTCACCAAGCACCTCTTCCGCGCTCGGCTCGATAAAGCGCGGGCGCTGCGGCTGCGCGTCAAGGAGCTCTTTCTTCCGCTTATCAACGCGCGCCGGGAGTACAAGAAGCGGGGAGGCGAACCGAAAAGGGAAACCACGTTCGAGCACTCGTACGTGGACACCCTGCTCGACATCAAGCTTGAAGAGGACGGTGATCGCCCGCTCACCGACGATGAGATTTGCATCCTATGTTCAGAGTTCCTCGACGCCGGTACGGACACCACGTCCACAGGGCTGCAGTGGATCATGGCCGAGCTTGTCAAAAACACAGCCATCCAGGAGAAGCTTCACAACGAGGTCAAGGCCGCCACGGACGACGACAAGGAAGGGGTCTCAGAGGAGGACGTCCACAAGATGCCATACCTCAAGGCGGTGATCCTCGAGGCCCTCCGGAAGCACCCGCCGGGTCACTTCGTGCTGCCGCACAAGGCGGCGGAAGACATGGAAATCGGTGGGTACCTGATCCCCAAGGGCACAACGGtgaacttcatggtcgctgagaTGGGCCGGGACGAGCAGGAATGGAAGAACCCGATGCAGTTCTCGCCGGAGCGGTTCCTCCCCGGCGGCGATGGCGAGGGCGTGGACGTGACGGGGACCAAGGGGATCAGGATGATGCCATTCGGCGTGGGCCGGAGGATCTGCGCGGGGCTTGGCATCGCCATGCTACACCTGGAGTACTTCGTTGCCAACATGGTGCTGGAGTACGAGTGGAAGGAGGTGCCCGGCAGCGAGCTGGACTTCGCCGAGAAGAATGAGTTCACTGTCGTCATGAAGAAGCCTCTACGCCCGCGCCTTGTGCCTAGGAGGTCTCACTTGAACTAG